CAAATTTCTGAGTCCCTTAAGGTTGTGTACATTTTCTGGGtcctccctggtggtctggtgcaGGACTTCActctgccaatgcaaggggccgaggttccatccctggtcagggaactagttcctACATGCTGATTGTGGACttcccattggaaaagactctgatactgggagggattggggggcaggaggagaaggggacgacagaggatgagatggctagatggcatcactgactcgatggacgtgagtctgggtgaactccgggagttggtgatggacagggaggcctggcatgctgccattcatggggtctcaaagagttggacacgactgagcgactgaactgaactgaaggctcagtggtaaagcgtctgcctgccaatgcaggaggtgcacgttcaatccctggtcgaggaagatcccacaggctgcagagaactaaacccatgagccacaaccattaagcttgtgctctagagcccaggagcttcaactgctgagcccacgtgctacaactactgaagcctttgtgccctagagcccatactccacaataagagaagctgctgcagtgaGACGCCCGTGCAGCTAAAGCGTagtccctgctccctgcaactagcgaagagcctgagcagcaatgaagacccagcatagccaaaaacaaattaataaagacTGTGTACATTTTCTGCCCTAAACAGTTGGAATGGTTCTCCTTTCTGAGAATAAAAGCAATGAGATTTAATCACATTTCCAATTTCATCCCTGCTACTAGGAAGCCCACCACCAAAGGAGATCCTTAATCACAgccctctttttttcctatttcaattTTATACCACACATCTGTCTTTTGTACAAAtacttttgagaaaagaaaaagaggggagaTAAAGGGAGTTAGAGAACGAGAGATTGATCTTGCAGCTCAGATAATTATCAGCACAACAAACCCTCTTTGTAAAATTGATAAAACATGGTTGGAGAAGACacatgttttctgtctgtgacaAGGGCGTGAACTGTTCCCACAAAGAATGCTCTTTACTCCCTCGTTTTCCTGATGTCCCAGAGCTGTAGGTCCCTTGACTAGATCCCAAACTGATACTCAGAGAATGTTATTAGTTGCTGAAGAGTTGGGACCATTACAAAAGCTCTTGTGAAACTGCTTACGATACAAGTGTGGAAATGACATAACCAGATCTGCATTTTCTTTAAGGTTAGAAACAGTGGTTTATCTGATTACAACTTCTAACCTGCTGTTGGTCCTGCTAACAAGTCTGGAGATAACTGCAACAGCCCAGGCCACCATCCGAAATCTCTCCTGCTCCATCCTGACCGTGATGGCAAAGCATTCCTCTACTCCTTCTGACCCGCCCAGGGCTCTCCTTAATCCAGGTTTCTTAAACGAAGGTTCAAGGGGTCCACAGATAGAGCTCCCAGGGATCCAAGTTCtaagaattaatttaaatttttattttgtactcttGTGTTTTTGACAAAGTTAAAGCATTTCTGGATTATCCCTGGGCCAACCCTGCTTACCTAGTCCTACCATGTGAAATTATGGTACATGTGTTCATTGATGGCCTTGGTGGTACTGTGTAGctccatttttattgttttgggctcatTGGAAATgggcagagacagaaaatatataaatgatgtaTCTGGACCAAGTAAAGGTCAAGTGATATTACAAGGTGCTGGAATTGATAGTAACTAGAAATGAGAAAGTGCTGGGAGAATTGAGTGGCATATAGAGGAGGAATGCCACACTGCAAAGATGCTGTCCCAGCACAGACAGCAAGTACCTTGTATgggttttttttatataaatttatttaaattggaggctaattacaatattgtattggttttgccatacatcaacatgagtctgccacgggtgtacatgtgttccccatcctgaatccctttcccacctccctccccataccatccctctgggtcatcccagtgcaccagccctgagcagacCTTGTATGTTTCAAGCAGGGCCTTGGTTCCAGTAAAACATCATCATCCATCATTTGAACGTTTGGTCTCGTCTACCTACTCTTATATTTGTGCATACTTTAGTACCattatacttttaataaattatacattATACTCAATAAATCTACACTAGCTTGAAATCATTTTCAAATAAGAAGTTAAGAACCTCTTTGGTGGTCTAGTGGGAGAGAATCTGCcactaatgcaggggacacaggtttgatccctggtctgggaagatcccacgtgccacagggcgactaagcctgtgtgccacagctaccgggcccgtgctctgcaacaggagaaaccactgcagtgagacgcctgcacaccacagctacaGAGCAGCCCCCACCACGAGTGAAAACCCGAGCGCAGCAACAACGACCGAGCGCAGACATacattttagaaagtttaaataaaaacaaaatattttattttaaaaattcaacactAAAGGCCTGGGTGAGTTTTTCCCTCTGAGAAGCAATTGCAAATGTGTCTCAGGACTGAGAGTATACTTATTCTCTTGATCTGCGCCCCCAAGTCCTCCTGAGGGGAACTGTGCTGCCTCATTGCAGCAGGTGCGCCATCGGCCACCTAGACTCtgtgaaggaggaggaaatggaaaagaaagaaaccacaaaTACCACATTTCAAAGCCCTTCTgagttattttctgtctctgcaaCTGGATATAAAACGACGCCATGGTATAGTTTCCCTTTTTCAAGGCTTTGTGGTCCTGAGTGCAGTATTAACTGACACGCTGCCTCCCTGGGGAGTCAGACAGCCATAGAATTGTCTCCAGCTGAAAACAACAGAGGGGAAAGTAGGAAGTCCCCCCGTTTCTCTGCTCATTTGGCCATTCACGGCCTTTAAACCTGTCCAATAGTGATTTAAATGGACAAAACTGATGCACCCTTtccccctccttttccttctatttcttttagaACAGTTCTATTTGTTTTTTCAAGTGGCATGAATGCTCTTCTTAAGGTGATGAATACATCTGTTCAGAAGTCAGGATGTGCAAAAGTCAGAGTTTTAGTgttcaaaataaatatgaattgaaCTTCATGACCTAGGGTTGACCTGCAACAAAAATCATAGAGCTGGTGAAATGTCTATGTGAAATTTCTGGCCtcgtatttttaatttttttcttctttcataaagAATGAATTGCCCCTGGGTACCATACCTTGTACCTGAACTAGACCTGATCTTATTTTCTAAATGCTGAACCATACTTTGCTTGATTTAATCAACGTCCCAGCAGGGTAGGTGGCACTGTTCCAATTTCGCAAATAATAGAACTGAGGCTTAAAAAGTTAAGGGTCTTGCATAGGTCTTCTGATTTCAGGTCTCACCTACTTCCTACTTAGTGCTCTAATACTCTCTTCTGATTCTTCTATGTAAAAATATGATCATGTATAACATTACCCACTCTTATACACttatattttatatcaatttgctcaaagtcatagGCTGAAGGCCTGGCTCCTGTATTAGTTCCCTaagactgccataacaaagtagcACAAATTCACTGGCTTACAGTAACAGGAATTTATTCTGttacagctctggaggctagaattttaaaatcaaggtgtcagcagggccatccTCTCTGATGGCTCTAGGGTACACTCTTCCTTTCCCTCACCCACTTCTGGTTGTGGCTGCCAATCCTGAGCATCTCTTAGCTAGTAGACACATCACTCCAGCCTCCGCCTCTGCCATTACAtggccttctctctgtgtctgagtctctgcATTCTCTCCTTGTAAGGACACTAGTCATTGGACTAGAAACCACCTTAACTCAGTATGACTTCAGTTGAAttgcatctaaaaaaaaaaaagcctatttcCAGGaactcccctggtgatccagtggttaagactacacactcccaatgcaggggcctcaggttcaatccccagtcagggaactagatcccacatgctgcacctatGAGTTTTTATGCcacaactgggcttcccaggtggcgctagtggtgaagaaccctcctgcctatgcaggagacataagagatgtgggttcaatccctgggttgggaatatctcctggagaagggaatggcaacccaccccagcattcttgcctgaagaatcccatggacagaggagactggtgggctacagtccatagggtcgcaaagagtcagacacgactgaagtgacttagcacacacgcccgccacaactaaagatcctggaAGTGAAGCGATCCCAagggccacaactaagacccgacgcagccaaataagtatttttaaaaaaacttatttccaaataaggtcacattccgAGGTCCCTAATATAAGCCCTTCCCAATTGCCCCATGCATGTTCCAAAATGAATTGTACAGACTGTGGTTCAGAGTTGGAAATGCAAGGTCAGCTTCCTGTATGCCACTCAGGCCCTTGGCTCTACTGATTCAGTTTAGAGGAGGGAGTTCCCTGATCCCTCTGCATTCCCAACTCTAGACCACCCCCAGTCCAGCCTGGAGGGGGCAGACCTCACAACATACATTTGAGTGGATGGATCCGTGGCTCAGTAGATGAATGTGGCAGAGAGGAAAAGATCAAAGGTAATACATGTAAATACCCACATATTTTGCTTCCAAATGATATAACCCAGACAGACTGCCTTATGCACCAAAGCAAATATACTGATTAATGTAACCCCAAAGCCCAGAATTTGGGGGTCTGGTTTCAACAACATATGGACCTGGGTATTCAGATGATGTCCCTGGAAATACATCCCCCTGTCTTTCTGCTTATCTTTCCTCAGTCCCCTTCATTTCCAGTCTAGTGCTCCCTGCATGGTAgccctcctctctgtccccaagCTCCAGGCTGCATTCTCTCAGCTCAGCAGCGTGAGAGGGCAGGGAGCAGAGAATAAAGGCAAGCAGGTTCCCAGAGGAGAATCAACACACTGGCACTGAGAAAGCAAAAAACGATAGGTGTGCACAGTGATAGGTTTGCATAAAAATTGGATCCCCTTGCTTTAAGATAGATCAATCCAATTCCAGAACTCTAGGCTTCTGTCCTGCTTTAGTCAAGAATATGGGAGGACTGGACATCAGATTAGAGTGGAAAGTGGGTAGCTTTGGTTGCCAAGCAGGCCTGAGTTTGAATAGTGACTCTCTTACTGTGTGGTCTCAAGCTAGTAACAatctctttgaacctcagtttccttttctttccagctGGACTTTCAGCTCCATAAGGGCAGTTACCTTGTACTTTTTCATTACTGCAACCCTATTTGGTGGCAAGCTATTTGATGTTGTTCAATAAATCAATAATGGTTCAAGCTtttcaagaagagaaaaactCTATATATGAAGCTCTGGTACAATGCCTGGGATGTAGAGGGTGATGGACAAGTTATatgttgattattattattactctccAGAGGAAGTACAGTGGAACAGAGAACCAGAACAGCCCTGACAGCTGATAGAGAACTGGAAATGGAGACAGGCCATCTAGGCTGGCAGTGCCAACCTTGGTGGCCCAGGTTGGCCATCGTGGTTGTGGACGGTGGTCCCGTATCAACATCCCACACCAAGTACTGATCTCTTATCCCTCTTTTGTCTCCCCTGCAGTTGGAGCTCTCCAACACGGCAGTCCTGCATCAGATGCGGCGGGACCAGGTCACCGACACCTGCCGGGCCAACAGCGCCATGAGCCGCAAGCGGCGGGTGCTGACCCCCAACGACCTGAAGCACCTGGTGGTGGATGAGGACCACGAGCTCATCTACTGCTACGTACCCAAGGTGGCGTGCACCAACTGGAAGCGGCTCATGATGGTCCTGACCGGCCGGGGCAAGTACAGTGACCCCATGGAGATCCCGGCCAATGAGGCGCACGTCTCGGCCAACCTGAAGACCCTCAACCAGTACAGCATCCCGGAGATCAACCACCGCTTGAAAAGCTACATGAAGTTCCTATTCGTGCGGGAGCCCTTTGAGAGGCTGGTGTCCGCCTACCGGAACAAGTTCACACAGAAGTATAACACCTCCTTCCACAAGCGCTACGGTACCAAGATCATCAAGCGGCAGCGCAAGAACGCCACGCAGGAGGCCTTGCGCAAGGGCGACGACGTCAAGTTCGAGGAGTTCGTGGCGTATCTCATCGACCCTCACACGCAGCGCGAGGAGCCCTTCAACGAACACTGGCAGACGGTCTACTCCCTGTGCCACCCGTGCCACATCCACTACGACCTCGTGGGCAAGTACGAGACGCTGGAGGAGGATTCCAATTACGTCCTGCAGCTGGCGGGCGTGGGCAGCTACCTGAAGTTCCCCACCTACGCCAAGTCCACGAGAACTACTGATGAAATGACCACAGAGTTCTTCCAGAACATCAGCTCGGAGCACCAGACGCAGCTGTACGAAGTCTACAAACTCGATTTTTTAATGTTCAATTACTCAGTGCCAAGCTACCTGAAATTGGAATGAAAGTGGGGGGAGGGTGTgggcggggagaggggagagagaatcgtgctttttttaatttaagatttttatttgtcGAAAAGAATTATATGGATATTGggttattttgtaaattaatatttctttgggGATTGATGCTGCGAGCAGCATGGTGAGAATTATTTAAATCCTTACTAGGGAAGGACGGCTGTCTTGGCAGGGGACTAGGATGGGTGTCCTTGTTTTTTTAGACGTGAATCCCATGACACTGTCTCAGAGGTTTCTTTGTGTTCTGGTGAATTCCATGAATTGTGCATTCCATAAATTCTAATTAAgttatttatagttatttaaaCATGGTCTCTGTATAGATTTCTTTGGGGGGGGCAACAAGATTTTAATGTCTTTTCCGAAGAAATCTATGTTTTCATTCTGTGCTTGCAAACAGCTCCTGCAGGGGCATGAATGTTCTCCTTACTAACCGCTCAGAGTCACTGTGATAACCATCGTGCTGTCTATTGATGCCACCATTCTTAAAATTCTGCTGGAAATAAATAGAGCCACCTTTGCAAGGGACTGATTCCAAAACTGATTTCAGTCATGTCATGCTaaagaaaagtgattttttttttaatcccaaggAGAAAGCTGATTGTGGCTTCCCC
Above is a genomic segment from Bos indicus isolate NIAB-ARS_2022 breed Sahiwal x Tharparkar chromosome 5, NIAB-ARS_B.indTharparkar_mat_pri_1.0, whole genome shotgun sequence containing:
- the CHST11 gene encoding carbohydrate sulfotransferase 11 isoform X1, coding for MKPALLEVMRMNRICRMVLATCLGSFILVIFYFQSMLHPVMRRNPFGVDICCRKGSRSPLQELYNPTQRSLERVSPPWLELSNTAVLHQMRRDQVTDTCRANSAMSRKRRVLTPNDLKHLVVDEDHELIYCYVPKVACTNWKRLMMVLTGRGKYSDPMEIPANEAHVSANLKTLNQYSIPEINHRLKSYMKFLFVREPFERLVSAYRNKFTQKYNTSFHKRYGTKIIKRQRKNATQEALRKGDDVKFEEFVAYLIDPHTQREEPFNEHWQTVYSLCHPCHIHYDLVGKYETLEEDSNYVLQLAGVGSYLKFPTYAKSTRTTDEMTTEFFQNISSEHQTQLYEVYKLDFLMFNYSVPSYLKLE
- the CHST11 gene encoding carbohydrate sulfotransferase 11 isoform X2; its protein translation is MKPALLEVMRMNRICRMVLATCLGSFILVIFYFQIMRRNPFGVDICCRKGSRSPLQELYNPTQRSLERVSPPWLELSNTAVLHQMRRDQVTDTCRANSAMSRKRRVLTPNDLKHLVVDEDHELIYCYVPKVACTNWKRLMMVLTGRGKYSDPMEIPANEAHVSANLKTLNQYSIPEINHRLKSYMKFLFVREPFERLVSAYRNKFTQKYNTSFHKRYGTKIIKRQRKNATQEALRKGDDVKFEEFVAYLIDPHTQREEPFNEHWQTVYSLCHPCHIHYDLVGKYETLEEDSNYVLQLAGVGSYLKFPTYAKSTRTTDEMTTEFFQNISSEHQTQLYEVYKLDFLMFNYSVPSYLKLE
- the CHST11 gene encoding carbohydrate sulfotransferase 11 isoform X4, giving the protein MKPALLEVMRMNRICRMVLATCLGSFILVIFYFQIMRRNPFGVDICCRKGSRSPLQELYNPTQLELSNTAVLHQMRRDQVTDTCRANSAMSRKRRVLTPNDLKHLVVDEDHELIYCYVPKVACTNWKRLMMVLTGRGKYSDPMEIPANEAHVSANLKTLNQYSIPEINHRLKSYMKFLFVREPFERLVSAYRNKFTQKYNTSFHKRYGTKIIKRQRKNATQEALRKGDDVKFEEFVAYLIDPHTQREEPFNEHWQTVYSLCHPCHIHYDLVGKYETLEEDSNYVLQLAGVGSYLKFPTYAKSTRTTDEMTTEFFQNISSEHQTQLYEVYKLDFLMFNYSVPSYLKLE
- the CHST11 gene encoding carbohydrate sulfotransferase 11 isoform X3, whose product is MKPALLEVMRMNRICRMVLATCLGSFILVIFYFQSMLHPVMRRNPFGVDICCRKGSRSPLQELYNPTQLELSNTAVLHQMRRDQVTDTCRANSAMSRKRRVLTPNDLKHLVVDEDHELIYCYVPKVACTNWKRLMMVLTGRGKYSDPMEIPANEAHVSANLKTLNQYSIPEINHRLKSYMKFLFVREPFERLVSAYRNKFTQKYNTSFHKRYGTKIIKRQRKNATQEALRKGDDVKFEEFVAYLIDPHTQREEPFNEHWQTVYSLCHPCHIHYDLVGKYETLEEDSNYVLQLAGVGSYLKFPTYAKSTRTTDEMTTEFFQNISSEHQTQLYEVYKLDFLMFNYSVPSYLKLE